In Streptomyces puniciscabiei, a single genomic region encodes these proteins:
- a CDS encoding GntR family transcriptional regulator, with protein sequence MAEQLTALADDRALLGRTSTAERVSDILRSRIADGYFPPGTRLSEDGIGGALGVSRNTLREAFRLLTHERLLVHELNRGVFVRVLTVEDVEDIYRTRSLVECAVVRGLGEPPYRLEGVTAAVAEGERATAEKDWKALGTANIHFHRELVALAGSERTDELMRSVFAELRLAFHVVDDPRRLHEPYLARNHEILQALQAGDRNGAEELLETYLADSLERIVEVYRRRVGEEASP encoded by the coding sequence ATGGCAGAGCAGCTGACGGCACTGGCCGACGACCGTGCGCTCCTGGGGCGTACCAGCACCGCGGAGCGGGTCTCGGACATCCTCCGGAGTCGTATCGCCGACGGGTACTTCCCGCCCGGCACCCGGCTGTCGGAGGACGGCATCGGCGGGGCGCTCGGGGTCTCCCGCAACACCCTGCGCGAGGCGTTCCGGCTGCTCACGCACGAGCGCCTGCTGGTCCACGAGCTCAACCGCGGGGTCTTTGTGCGGGTTCTGACCGTGGAGGACGTCGAGGACATCTACCGCACGCGCTCCCTGGTCGAGTGCGCCGTCGTGCGCGGGCTCGGCGAGCCGCCGTACCGGCTGGAGGGGGTCACGGCGGCGGTCGCCGAAGGAGAGCGGGCGACCGCGGAGAAAGACTGGAAGGCGCTGGGCACCGCCAACATCCACTTCCACCGGGAGCTCGTCGCCCTCGCGGGCAGTGAACGCACCGACGAACTGATGCGCAGTGTCTTCGCCGAGCTGCGGCTCGCCTTCCACGTCGTCGACGACCCGCGCCGACTGCACGAGCCCTACCTCGCCCGCAACCACGAGATCCTGCAGGCGCTGCAGGCCGGGGACCGGAACGGGGCGGAAGAACTGCTGGAGACCTATCTGGCGGACTCGCTGGAGCGGATCGTCGAGGTGTACCGGCGAAGGGTGGGCGAGGAAGCCTCCCCGTAG